A DNA window from bacterium contains the following coding sequences:
- a CDS encoding DUF362 domain-containing protein: MTRHIVCYGKCNTYSPDEVEGSLAATLALFGGWRAGLPAPPAHILVKPNLLADFPPDKHVTTHPVVVRAVVKSLLDAGYDVTVGDAPAPSVVRVEKIWAVTGIGAVCEELGVRWISFDAAGHRHVAGINPVDPDLTIALPVMEADAVVNL; the protein is encoded by the coding sequence TTGACCAGGCACATCGTCTGCTACGGCAAGTGTAACACGTACTCTCCCGACGAGGTAGAGGGCTCCCTGGCCGCGACCCTGGCGCTCTTCGGCGGCTGGAGGGCGGGGCTTCCGGCGCCCCCGGCCCACATCCTGGTGAAGCCGAACCTCCTGGCCGACTTCCCCCCGGATAAGCACGTGACCACCCACCCGGTGGTGGTGCGCGCCGTGGTCAAATCGCTCCTGGACGCGGGGTACGACGTGACGGTCGGCGACGCCCCCGCCCCCTCCGTCGTCCGTGTGGAGAAAATCTGGGCCGTGACCGGCATCGGGGCGGTCTGCGAGGAGCTGGGGGTGAGGTGGATCAGCTTCGACGCCGCCGGCCACCGCCACGTCGCGGGTATCAACCCCGTAGACCCCGATCTAACCATCGCCCTACCGGTCATGGAGGCCGACGCCGTGGTCAACCT